One Actinosynnema pretiosum DNA segment encodes these proteins:
- a CDS encoding glycoside hydrolase family 43 protein, with product MSAPIIPGFHPDPSVCRVGEDYYLVCSSFEYFPGIPVFRSRDLLTWTLIGNALDRPEQLRLAEAAPSGGLYAPTLRHHGGKFWLIVTNVSGGGNLLFHAEDPAGPWSDPIPLPGVHGIDPDLVWDEDGNCWCTCAGVTQVRIDPTTGRALGEQTRIWSGSPGAKAPEAPHLYKIGEHWYLLIAEGGTERGHAVSIARGDSVNGPFTPNPDNPVLTRRGTDDPVQNTGHGDLVQAVDGTWWLVFLGVRPGGGTPGWHVLGRETFLAPVTWVDGWPVVGEPVAGPTEPWAEPVLDHFDGPRLHPRWISLRERTPQRCTTTARPGWLTLRATAETTPEGEFVGIRQQHRSCRTRVVVDATEGSGGLVVRLDDRHHYGIEVSRGRATARAHVGPLRSELGSAEVDPGEAVLEIEITETRRLADARTGPDTVALRVVHPDGAVTELAALDGRYLSTEVAGGFTGRVVGLRATGGAVHFDRFEHEPVDPTR from the coding sequence ATGAGCGCCCCGATCATCCCTGGTTTCCACCCCGATCCGAGCGTGTGCCGGGTGGGCGAGGACTACTACCTGGTCTGCTCCAGCTTCGAGTACTTCCCCGGCATCCCGGTCTTCCGCAGCCGTGATCTGCTGACCTGGACGTTGATCGGCAACGCGCTGGACCGGCCGGAGCAGTTGCGGCTCGCGGAGGCCGCCCCGTCCGGTGGGCTGTACGCGCCGACGCTGCGGCACCACGGCGGGAAGTTCTGGCTGATCGTCACGAACGTCTCCGGCGGCGGGAACCTGCTCTTCCACGCCGAGGACCCGGCGGGCCCGTGGTCCGACCCGATCCCGCTGCCGGGTGTGCACGGCATCGACCCGGACCTGGTGTGGGACGAGGACGGGAACTGCTGGTGCACCTGCGCCGGGGTGACCCAGGTGCGCATCGACCCCACCACCGGGCGCGCGCTCGGCGAGCAGACGCGGATCTGGTCGGGCAGCCCCGGAGCCAAGGCCCCCGAGGCGCCGCACCTCTACAAGATCGGTGAGCACTGGTACCTGCTGATCGCCGAAGGCGGCACCGAACGCGGGCACGCCGTGTCCATCGCCAGGGGCGATTCGGTGAACGGACCGTTCACCCCCAACCCGGACAACCCGGTCCTCACCCGCCGGGGCACCGACGACCCGGTGCAGAACACCGGGCACGGCGACCTCGTGCAGGCCGTGGACGGAACGTGGTGGCTGGTCTTCCTCGGCGTGCGACCGGGCGGGGGCACGCCGGGCTGGCACGTGCTGGGCCGGGAGACGTTCCTGGCCCCGGTGACCTGGGTCGACGGCTGGCCGGTCGTCGGCGAGCCGGTCGCGGGCCCCACCGAGCCGTGGGCCGAGCCGGTCCTGGACCACTTCGACGGCCCGCGGCTGCACCCGCGCTGGATCTCGCTCCGCGAGCGCACCCCGCAGCGCTGCACCACCACCGCCCGCCCCGGCTGGCTGACCCTGCGCGCCACCGCCGAGACCACTCCCGAGGGCGAGTTCGTCGGCATCCGCCAGCAGCACCGCTCGTGCCGGACCCGCGTCGTCGTCGACGCCACCGAGGGCAGCGGCGGCCTGGTGGTGCGCCTGGACGACCGGCACCACTACGGGATCGAGGTGTCCAGGGGCCGCGCGACCGCCCGAGCGCACGTCGGCCCGCTCCGCTCCGAGCTGGGCAGCGCCGAGGTCGACCCCGGCGAGGCCGTCCTGGAGATCGAGATCACCGAGACCCGGCGCCTCGCCGACGCCCGCACCGGCCCCGACACCGTTGCCCTGCGCGTCGTCCACCCCGACGGCGCGGTCACCGAACTCGCCGCGCTGGACGGCCGCTACCTGTCCACCGAGGTCGCGGGCGGCTTCACCGGCCGGGTCGTCGGCCTGCGCGCCACCGGCGGCGCCGTCCACTTCGACCGGTTCGAGCACGAACCCGTCGACCCGACCCGATGA
- a CDS encoding extracellular solute-binding protein produces the protein MAVDRRAFLGLLAAAGGAALVGCQAPVPRGGSALGGDALAALLPAHRPVEFAKPDLPGVNGSVPGYLSYPAAPVRAVRGPVLSADVTAMTPSFWPPAPGLGQNSYYDAVNERLGGAVKFETVSGADYQAKLAALMAARQVADYPMLANIPTDSWHACVRNGRLHGVPYPGQLFPEVLFYRDDVFEQLGVEPPRSAEEFAAMAKQLNDPANNRWALGDVFRSLVRAFGGRGDWVRDDSGTLLNQLEAPWYAEAVRFTRSLYDAGCVHPDIVAGNWNRGNELFASRRMVVNQGGMGAWAEQVAQQRPADPGFRMTALPLFAHDGGEPTYPVAAPTAMVAFVREDVPDDRVRELLRLCDFAAAPIGAEEHRLLRYGVEGVRSRRDERGNPALTPLGQKEITLTYGFAAGPPEAITTTDHPDLVRAQHAWYAREWGHRTKPLAFGLRVEEPPEFATLAKEFADRTADILRGRAGLSEVDGLGERWRKAGGDRLREFYDKALRDAGR, from the coding sequence GTGGCTGTGGACCGCAGGGCGTTCTTGGGCCTCCTCGCCGCCGCGGGCGGCGCCGCGCTGGTCGGGTGCCAGGCCCCGGTCCCGCGCGGCGGTTCCGCGCTCGGCGGCGACGCGCTCGCGGCGCTGCTGCCCGCACACCGTCCGGTGGAGTTCGCCAAGCCCGACCTGCCCGGCGTGAACGGCTCGGTGCCCGGCTACCTGTCCTACCCGGCCGCCCCCGTGCGGGCCGTGCGTGGGCCGGTGCTCAGCGCCGACGTCACCGCGATGACCCCGTCGTTCTGGCCGCCCGCACCGGGCCTGGGGCAGAACTCCTACTACGACGCGGTCAACGAGCGCCTGGGCGGCGCGGTGAAGTTCGAGACCGTGTCCGGCGCCGACTACCAGGCCAAGCTCGCCGCCCTCATGGCGGCGCGGCAGGTGGCCGACTACCCGATGCTCGCCAACATCCCCACCGACTCGTGGCACGCGTGCGTGCGCAACGGGCGCCTGCACGGCGTGCCCTACCCCGGCCAGCTCTTCCCCGAGGTGCTGTTCTACCGGGACGACGTGTTCGAGCAGCTCGGGGTGGAGCCGCCGCGCAGCGCCGAGGAGTTCGCGGCGATGGCCAAGCAGCTCAACGACCCGGCGAACAACCGGTGGGCGCTCGGCGACGTGTTCCGCTCGCTCGTGCGGGCCTTCGGCGGCCGGGGCGACTGGGTGCGCGACGACTCGGGCACGCTGCTCAACCAGCTCGAAGCGCCCTGGTACGCCGAGGCGGTGCGGTTCACCCGGTCCCTGTACGACGCCGGGTGCGTGCACCCGGACATCGTGGCGGGCAACTGGAACCGCGGCAACGAGCTGTTCGCGTCCAGGCGGATGGTCGTGAACCAGGGCGGGATGGGCGCGTGGGCCGAGCAGGTCGCGCAGCAGCGGCCCGCCGACCCCGGCTTCCGGATGACCGCGCTGCCGCTGTTCGCGCACGACGGCGGCGAGCCGACCTACCCGGTGGCCGCGCCGACGGCGATGGTCGCGTTCGTGCGCGAGGACGTGCCGGACGACCGCGTGCGCGAACTGCTGCGGCTGTGCGACTTCGCCGCCGCGCCGATCGGCGCCGAGGAGCACCGGCTGCTGCGGTACGGGGTGGAGGGCGTGCGCAGCAGGCGGGACGAGCGGGGCAACCCGGCGCTGACCCCGCTGGGGCAGAAGGAGATCACGCTGACCTACGGCTTCGCGGCGGGCCCGCCGGAGGCGATCACGACCACCGACCACCCGGACCTGGTGCGCGCCCAGCACGCCTGGTACGCGCGGGAGTGGGGCCACCGGACCAAGCCGCTGGCGTTCGGGCTGCGGGTGGAGGAGCCGCCGGAGTTCGCCACCCTGGCCAAGGAGTTCGCCGACCGGACGGCGGACATCCTGCGCGGGCGGGCCGGGTTGTCCGAAGTGGACGGTCTGGGCGAGCGGTGGCGCAAGGCGGGCGGTGACCGGCTGCGGGAGTTCTACGACAAGGCGCTGCGGGACGCCGGGCGCTGA
- a CDS encoding LacI family DNA-binding transcriptional regulator, whose amino-acid sequence MSDSREQADSSRPVTISSIAASAGVSAPTVSKVLNGRSGVSAGTRARVEALIDEHGYRKSSATGRGAVVDLVFDEPADMWGVEIIRGVQRVARRHGVGLVLSEFGPRGSSVRCWVDDALDRRPACVVTVAQLSAEERDRLRARGIPFVVFDPTGELPDDVPFVGATNWSGGRAATRHLTGLGHRRIGVLTGQDDLLFCRARLDGHRSALEDAGIAADPALVARAPLTRDGGFAATRALLALPEPPTALFACNDLQALGAYRAAREAGLRVPEDLSVVGFDDLPVGDLVDPPLTTVRQPLAEMAAAAAELALALGRGERPPQLGVELATTLTVRRSTAPPRA is encoded by the coding sequence TTGTCGGACAGCCGGGAGCAGGCCGATTCCAGCAGGCCGGTCACCATCTCCTCCATCGCCGCCAGCGCGGGCGTGTCGGCGCCCACCGTCTCCAAGGTCCTCAACGGCCGCTCGGGCGTCTCGGCGGGCACCAGGGCCCGCGTCGAGGCCCTGATCGACGAGCACGGCTACCGCAAGTCCAGCGCGACCGGGCGCGGCGCGGTCGTGGACCTGGTGTTCGACGAGCCCGCCGACATGTGGGGCGTGGAGATCATCCGGGGTGTGCAGCGGGTCGCGCGCAGGCACGGGGTCGGGCTGGTGCTGTCCGAGTTCGGCCCGAGGGGCAGTTCGGTGCGCTGCTGGGTCGACGACGCGCTGGACCGCCGTCCCGCCTGCGTGGTCACCGTCGCGCAGCTCTCCGCCGAGGAGCGGGACCGGCTGCGCGCCAGGGGAATCCCGTTCGTGGTGTTCGACCCGACCGGCGAGCTGCCCGACGACGTGCCGTTCGTCGGCGCGACCAACTGGTCCGGCGGGCGCGCGGCCACCCGGCACCTGACCGGGCTCGGCCACCGCAGGATCGGCGTGCTCACCGGCCAGGACGACCTGCTGTTCTGCCGCGCCCGCCTGGACGGCCACCGCTCCGCCCTGGAGGACGCGGGCATCGCCGCCGACCCCGCGCTCGTCGCGCGCGCCCCGCTGACCAGGGACGGCGGGTTCGCCGCCACCCGAGCCCTGCTGGCCCTGCCCGAACCGCCGACCGCGCTGTTCGCCTGCAACGACCTGCAGGCCCTGGGCGCCTACCGGGCCGCCCGCGAGGCGGGGTTGCGCGTGCCGGAGGACCTGAGCGTGGTGGGCTTCGACGACCTGCCCGTGGGCGACCTGGTCGACCCGCCGCTGACCACCGTGCGCCAGCCCCTCGCGGAGATGGCGGCAGCGGCGGCGGAGCTGGCGCTCGCCCTGGGCCGGGGCGAGCGCCCGCCGCAGCTGGGCGTGGAACTGGCGACCACCCTGACCGTCCGCCGCAGCACGGCCCCGCCGCGCGCGTGA
- a CDS encoding SDR family oxidoreductase — protein MIVVTGATGNIGTPLVRALTGAGRRVTAVSRHQAQAPDGAVHAVADLADPASLAPLLDGAESLFLLLSGDLHALGANPVDLVDLAARSGVRKVVLLSTLGVVTRPFGRTRIAMRELEDALRGSGLEQVVLRPGGFASNALWWAESVRAQRLVVAPFGDVGVPVIDPADIAEVAAACLLDETWNGSALELTGPEVITPRQQARAVADALGEPVRFHELSRAEAKEAMSRSMPGELADDTLDILGSPNEAELRVSPDVERVLSRAPRAFAEWAARNAAAFR, from the coding sequence ATGATCGTGGTGACCGGCGCGACCGGGAACATCGGAACCCCGCTGGTGCGGGCGCTCACCGGCGCGGGCAGGCGGGTGACGGCGGTGTCGCGCCACCAGGCGCAGGCGCCGGACGGGGCGGTGCACGCGGTGGCCGACCTCGCGGACCCGGCGAGCCTGGCCCCGCTGCTGGACGGGGCGGAGTCGCTGTTCCTGCTGCTGTCCGGCGACCTGCACGCCCTGGGCGCCAACCCCGTCGACCTGGTCGACCTGGCCGCGCGCAGCGGGGTGCGCAAGGTCGTGCTGCTCTCGACGCTGGGCGTGGTGACCAGGCCGTTCGGCAGGACCCGGATCGCGATGCGCGAGCTGGAGGACGCCCTGCGCGGCTCCGGTCTCGAGCAGGTGGTCCTGCGGCCGGGCGGGTTCGCCTCGAACGCCCTGTGGTGGGCCGAGTCCGTCCGGGCGCAGCGGCTCGTGGTCGCCCCGTTCGGCGACGTGGGCGTGCCGGTGATCGACCCGGCGGACATCGCCGAGGTCGCGGCGGCCTGCCTGCTGGACGAGACCTGGAACGGGTCGGCGCTGGAGCTGACCGGCCCCGAGGTGATCACGCCCCGGCAGCAGGCCCGGGCCGTCGCGGACGCGCTGGGCGAGCCGGTGCGCTTCCACGAGCTGAGCCGCGCCGAGGCGAAGGAGGCCATGTCCCGGTCGATGCCGGGCGAGCTGGCCGACGACACCCTGGACATCCTCGGCTCCCCCAACGAGGCGGAGCTGCGGGTGAGCCCGGACGTGGAGCGCGTGCTGTCGCGGGCGCCGCGCGCGTTCGCCGAGTGGGCGGCGCGCAACGCCGCGGCGTTCCGCTGA
- a CDS encoding winged helix-turn-helix transcriptional regulator encodes MAGGSQLAQGGSGARYDVFHTDCPARDMVDHVTSRWGIWVLISLRSNDLRFFELRDSIRGVSEKMLSQTLRVLVEDDLVWRRVEPTTPPQVTYGLTAFGREVGQPLTHLFDLITQRLPPREDARTWGGPVDAP; translated from the coding sequence GTGGCGGGAGGCTCGCAGTTGGCGCAGGGTGGTTCCGGGGCCCGGTATGACGTGTTTCACACCGACTGCCCGGCGCGGGACATGGTCGACCACGTCACCAGCCGGTGGGGCATCTGGGTGCTGATCTCCTTGCGGAGCAACGACCTCAGGTTCTTCGAGCTGCGCGACAGCATCCGGGGGGTCAGCGAGAAGATGCTCTCGCAGACCCTGCGCGTGCTGGTCGAGGACGACCTGGTGTGGCGGCGCGTCGAGCCCACCACCCCGCCGCAGGTGACCTACGGGCTGACCGCGTTCGGCCGCGAGGTCGGGCAGCCGCTGACGCACCTGTTCGACCTGATCACGCAGCGCCTCCCGCCGCGCGAGGACGCCCGGACGTGGGGTGGGCCGGTGGACGCGCCCTGA